One segment of Paramormyrops kingsleyae isolate MSU_618 chromosome 8, PKINGS_0.4, whole genome shotgun sequence DNA contains the following:
- the tshba gene encoding thyroid stimulating hormone subunit beta a has translation MYKGLEDFCPTVLDLFIAARVWFPYQPVGVSRLDLIMMGSIAVIVCGLLCVLCGQALALCVLTDYTLYVEKPGCDYCMAVNTTICMGLCYSWDTNMVGPVGKRHLTQRGCTYRSVEYRTAVLPGCRPHVNPHFTYPAALGCHCSNCNTDSHECAHKGGSDDRAQCTKPLSYIYPYPGQSNHVPSL, from the exons ATGTATAAAGGACTGGAGGACTTTTGCCCTACAGTCTTAGACTTGTTCATTGCAGCCAG AGTGTGGTTCCCATATCAGCCAGTAGGTGTCAGCAGGTTGGATCTTATCATGATGGGCAGCATCGCTGTGATCGTGTGCGGGCTCCTATGCGTGCTATGCGGCCAAGCCCTGGCCCTGTGTGTCCTGACTGACTACACTCTCTATGTGGAAAAGCCTGGCTGTGATTACTGCATGGCCGTCAATACCACCATCTGTATGGGGCTCTGCTACTCATGG GACACCAACATGGTCGGGCCAGTGGGGAAACGGCATCTGACCCAGAGGGGCTGCACTTACCGCTCGGTGGAGTACCGTACTGCTGTGCTGCCTGGCTGCCGCCCGCACGTCAACCCGCACTTCACCTACCCGGCGGCACTGGGCTGCCACTGCAGTAACTGCAACACCGACAGCCACGAATGTGCCCACAAGGGTGGCTCTGATGACAGAGCCCAGTGCACTAAACCGCTGAGCTATATTTACCCATACCCAGGACAGAGCAACCACGTCCCGTCCCTTTAA